In Rhizobium gallicum bv. gallicum R602sp, the following proteins share a genomic window:
- a CDS encoding GntR family transcriptional regulator: MDDSTTAGASGAEGHQGRLSDYVYESLKDQLTRGAYSPGKKLPIRTVAETLGVGSTPAREAINRLVFEGALVMSGPKTVIVPYLDLAGLYEVTQMRLALEGLAAEKGAANATDETVETLLKLQEKISLSLDEKRYRDALHVNKEFHFTIYRLCGMPHLLSTIEALWLRVGSSFHDLYPEFAEQRYGVHNHMVAIEALAEGEASFVRAAMENDIRDGYRRLKKAAQSRTGHRAAPFG; encoded by the coding sequence ATGGACGACAGTACAACTGCGGGTGCGTCTGGTGCGGAAGGCCACCAGGGGCGCCTTAGCGATTATGTCTATGAATCACTCAAGGACCAGCTCACCCGCGGCGCTTACAGCCCCGGCAAGAAGCTGCCGATCCGCACTGTCGCCGAGACCTTGGGCGTCGGTTCTACTCCGGCGCGCGAGGCGATCAATCGACTCGTCTTCGAGGGCGCCTTGGTGATGTCGGGTCCGAAGACAGTCATCGTTCCCTACCTCGATCTTGCGGGGCTTTATGAGGTGACGCAGATGCGGCTTGCCCTCGAAGGGCTTGCGGCCGAAAAAGGTGCTGCCAACGCAACCGACGAAACCGTCGAAACTCTTTTGAAATTACAGGAGAAAATCAGTCTGTCCCTCGACGAGAAGCGATACCGGGATGCGCTACACGTCAATAAAGAGTTTCATTTTACCATCTACCGTCTTTGTGGCATGCCGCATCTTCTTTCGACGATCGAAGCTTTATGGCTGCGTGTCGGATCATCCTTCCACGACCTCTATCCGGAATTTGCCGAGCAGCGCTACGGCGTCCACAACCACATGGTCGCCATCGAGGCGCTGGCCGAGGGTGAGGCGTCTTTCGTGCGAGCGGCGATGGAAAATGACATTCGCGACGGCTACAGGCGCCTCAAGAAGGCGGCCCAGTCGCGCACTGGTCATCGCGCAGCGCCCTTCGGTTGA
- a CDS encoding aspartate aminotransferase family protein — MLHTRDISGDRPLSRARSHHFFNRGRKIFPSGVTRVTVERQPVPVYIARGEGAYVLDVDGNRFLDLNNNFTTLIHGHGFLPVADAVADLLHRGTCFSNPTEHEIDLAELLAERIPAIEHVRFVNSGTEAVMFAIKAARAFTGRTGIVRVEGAYHGAYDWAEAGQASSPTRWGDGSRPNAIPAYRGTPPSVADDVAVIRFNDVEGIERRMADVGARTACVLIDPMPSRAGLIEPKADFLQALQAAAHKHGVLLVADEVLNLRQSYRGASARYGLEPDLIACGKIIGGGFPVGAVGGRANVMSVFANDKGKPLLPQGGTFSANPVSMVAGRVAMEAMTEEAFHGLERLGDNVRSGLQNAIDRTGAPFSVSGAASLFRIHPKKQAPSDYRSGYPTQAENDINTALSDYFLHRGILLPNGAAACLSTAMTAYDADAVVTTFSDFLSTPAAQEFEASR; from the coding sequence ATGCTTCATACACGTGACATTTCCGGGGACCGGCCGCTGTCGCGCGCCCGGTCCCATCATTTTTTCAACAGAGGGCGGAAAATCTTTCCCTCGGGCGTGACGCGGGTGACCGTCGAGCGTCAACCGGTACCGGTCTACATTGCCCGCGGCGAAGGGGCTTATGTGCTCGACGTCGACGGCAACCGGTTCCTGGATCTCAACAACAATTTCACGACGCTGATCCACGGCCACGGTTTCCTGCCGGTCGCCGACGCCGTTGCCGACCTCCTTCACCGCGGAACCTGCTTTTCCAATCCGACGGAACACGAAATCGACCTTGCCGAACTCCTCGCCGAGCGCATTCCGGCGATCGAACACGTTCGCTTCGTCAACAGCGGGACCGAAGCCGTGATGTTTGCGATCAAGGCGGCGCGTGCCTTTACGGGCCGGACCGGCATCGTCCGCGTCGAGGGCGCCTATCATGGCGCCTATGACTGGGCCGAGGCCGGTCAGGCGAGTTCACCGACACGTTGGGGGGACGGGTCGAGACCCAATGCGATTCCCGCCTATCGCGGGACGCCCCCGTCGGTCGCCGACGACGTTGCCGTCATTCGCTTCAATGATGTCGAGGGCATCGAACGCAGAATGGCGGACGTAGGTGCCAGAACGGCCTGCGTCCTGATCGATCCGATGCCGAGCCGCGCGGGGCTGATCGAGCCGAAGGCGGATTTCCTGCAGGCGTTGCAGGCTGCCGCGCACAAGCACGGCGTTCTCCTCGTCGCCGATGAAGTGCTCAATCTGCGGCAATCCTATCGCGGCGCCTCGGCCCGCTATGGCCTCGAACCGGATCTGATTGCCTGCGGCAAGATCATCGGCGGCGGCTTTCCAGTAGGCGCTGTCGGTGGACGGGCAAACGTCATGAGCGTTTTCGCCAACGACAAGGGAAAGCCGCTCCTGCCGCAGGGCGGAACATTTTCGGCAAACCCCGTGTCGATGGTGGCCGGCCGTGTCGCGATGGAGGCGATGACCGAGGAGGCCTTCCATGGCCTGGAGCGCCTTGGGGACAACGTCCGGTCCGGATTGCAGAACGCAATCGATCGCACCGGCGCGCCCTTCAGCGTCAGCGGTGCCGCCTCGCTGTTTCGCATCCATCCGAAGAAGCAGGCACCCAGCGACTATCGAAGCGGCTATCCGACACAGGCCGAAAACGACATCAACACCGCGCTTTCCGATTATTTCCTTCATCGCGGCATCCTGCTGCCGAACGGCGCCGCCGCCTGCCTGTCGACCGCAATGACGGCCTACGACGCCGATGCGGTCGTCACGACCTTCTCCGACTTCCTCTCGACCCCTGCCGCTCAAGAATTCGAGGCCTCCCGATGA
- a CDS encoding acetolactate synthase catalytic subunit, with protein MTHSPDMLTVAERIALSLKRHDVSMIFAQSLPSAVILAAEAIGIRQVAYRQENMGGTMADGYARRSGKVGVVAAQNGPAATLLVPPLAEALKASVPIVALVQDVERDQADRNAFQELDHLALFQSCTKWVRKVTVPERIDDYVDAAFTAAVSGRPGPVALLLPADLLRAEIEAPVLCRSVSLGRWPLDRNRPADADIARAAALIAAARAPVVIAGGGVHASCAAQSLAKLQEEACLPVLTTNMGKGAVDEHHPLSAGVLGALVGPKSLGRHTLALVQEADIVLLIGTRTNQNGTDSWRQINPASAVIHIDVDPSEIGRTYEAVRLAGDAAETIDALRAALATRDLSKRHAARADLVERIASCWAMFDAERQGVSHSGATPIRPERIMRELQSQLTADTTVVADASYSSMWVAGQLRSLSAGMRFLTPRGLAGLGWGLPLALGAKLADPDKPVVVLVGDGGFAHSWAELETMVRSNIPVLIIVLNNGILGFQRDAETVKFGRFTSACHFVDVDHSQIAAACGCPAVRVSVADGLAEHIRTGLTGNKSLMIEVLTDPEAHPPLSLFAAMDEAA; from the coding sequence ATGACGCATTCCCCTGACATGTTGACAGTCGCAGAGCGTATTGCGCTCAGCTTGAAGCGGCACGACGTTTCAATGATCTTTGCGCAAAGCCTTCCATCCGCCGTCATTCTCGCAGCCGAAGCGATCGGCATACGGCAGGTTGCCTACCGGCAGGAAAACATGGGCGGCACGATGGCCGATGGCTATGCGCGGCGATCGGGAAAGGTCGGGGTCGTCGCCGCCCAGAACGGTCCGGCGGCGACACTTCTCGTTCCGCCGCTCGCCGAAGCCCTGAAGGCCTCCGTGCCGATCGTCGCCCTCGTTCAGGACGTCGAACGGGATCAGGCCGATCGAAACGCCTTCCAGGAACTCGACCATCTGGCGCTCTTCCAGTCCTGCACAAAATGGGTGAGAAAGGTGACCGTTCCCGAACGCATCGACGACTATGTCGACGCCGCGTTCACCGCCGCGGTATCGGGACGGCCGGGACCTGTCGCCCTGCTGCTTCCCGCCGACCTCCTGCGCGCCGAGATCGAGGCGCCGGTGCTGTGCCGGTCGGTGAGCTTGGGACGATGGCCGCTTGACCGCAACCGTCCGGCAGACGCAGATATCGCGCGGGCTGCGGCATTAATCGCCGCGGCACGGGCGCCCGTTGTCATCGCCGGCGGCGGCGTGCATGCAAGCTGCGCCGCTCAGTCTCTTGCAAAGCTCCAGGAGGAAGCATGCCTTCCCGTTCTGACGACTAATATGGGCAAGGGTGCCGTGGACGAACATCATCCACTATCGGCTGGTGTCCTGGGCGCGTTGGTCGGTCCGAAATCGCTCGGCCGCCATACGCTTGCCCTTGTCCAGGAGGCGGATATTGTTCTCCTCATCGGGACGAGAACCAATCAGAACGGCACCGACAGTTGGCGTCAGATTAACCCAGCCTCGGCCGTCATCCATATCGACGTCGACCCTTCGGAAATCGGACGCACCTATGAAGCCGTCAGGCTGGCAGGTGATGCGGCCGAGACCATTGACGCGTTACGGGCAGCCCTTGCGACGCGCGATCTGTCGAAACGTCACGCCGCGCGTGCGGACCTGGTTGAACGCATCGCCAGCTGCTGGGCCATGTTTGACGCCGAACGGCAAGGCGTCAGTCATTCAGGTGCAACTCCGATCCGGCCGGAACGGATCATGCGCGAGCTGCAATCGCAATTGACAGCAGATACGACGGTCGTCGCAGACGCGAGCTACTCCTCAATGTGGGTTGCAGGACAGCTCCGATCGCTTTCAGCCGGGATGCGGTTTTTGACGCCGCGCGGTCTTGCGGGTCTCGGTTGGGGGTTGCCGCTTGCGCTGGGCGCAAAACTTGCCGATCCGGACAAGCCCGTTGTCGTCCTCGTCGGCGACGGCGGTTTTGCCCACAGCTGGGCGGAGCTCGAGACAATGGTCCGAAGCAACATCCCCGTGCTGATCATCGTTCTCAACAACGGTATCCTCGGGTTTCAGCGCGACGCAGAGACCGTAAAATTCGGACGCTTCACCAGCGCCTGCCATTTTGTCGATGTCGATCACAGCCAAATCGCTGCAGCGTGCGGATGCCCGGCTGTCCGTGTCAGCGTCGCCGACGGGCTTGCCGAACATATCCGCACGGGGCTAACCGGCAACAAATCTCTGATGATCGAGGTCTTGACCGATCCCGAGGCCCATCCGCCTCTGTCACTTTTTGCCGCAATGGACGAGGCGGCATGA
- a CDS encoding SDR family NAD(P)-dependent oxidoreductase, whose translation MSTGGTGRVAVISGGTTGIGLATARRFLRDGYRVGVFGHSAESVEQAGASLAASIEAGRAVASQVDLRKPEAIQSFFNDIRARFGAPSVLVCCAGVSPKGNNGPSLVGTIPRGEWDDVLSINLTGAMLCCQYALPDMQNNRFGRIIFVGSLAGRTRPLIAGPAYAVSKAALAGLSRSLVTQYGRFGITANVVAPGRILTGMTGPASSDVNREAIRRIPAGRLGTADEVSAAIVFLASDEAGFVNGAILDVNGGEFTPS comes from the coding sequence ATGAGCACCGGCGGGACAGGGCGGGTCGCCGTCATCAGCGGCGGCACCACTGGCATCGGCCTTGCAACTGCCCGTCGGTTCCTGAGGGATGGCTATCGCGTCGGCGTTTTCGGGCACAGCGCCGAAAGCGTCGAGCAAGCCGGCGCCAGTCTTGCCGCGAGCATCGAAGCGGGTCGCGCGGTCGCCTCGCAGGTCGACCTTCGGAAGCCCGAAGCCATTCAGAGCTTCTTCAATGACATCCGCGCTCGCTTTGGTGCGCCGTCGGTCCTGGTCTGCTGCGCCGGGGTCTCACCGAAAGGCAACAATGGCCCGTCACTGGTCGGTACCATTCCGCGCGGGGAATGGGATGACGTGCTTTCCATCAATCTGACAGGTGCCATGCTGTGCTGCCAGTACGCTTTGCCCGATATGCAGAACAACCGCTTCGGGCGCATCATCTTCGTAGGATCGCTCGCTGGCCGGACGCGACCATTGATTGCCGGGCCTGCCTATGCGGTCTCGAAGGCAGCCCTTGCCGGATTGTCACGTTCGCTTGTAACCCAATACGGACGCTTCGGTATCACCGCCAATGTTGTTGCACCCGGCCGAATTCTGACCGGAATGACGGGTCCGGCTTCAAGCGATGTCAATCGTGAGGCCATTAGGCGAATTCCGGCCGGCCGCTTGGGGACAGCCGACGAGGTCTCGGCCGCCATCGTGTTTCTCGCATCCGACGAGGCAGGCTTCGTCAATGGCGCGATACTCGACGTCAATGGCGGCGAGTTTACGCCAAGCTGA
- a CDS encoding winged helix-turn-helix transcriptional regulator, which produces MENRVLICTEDPELYLLLNHILSVEGFPSQLADGDADVESCLQKGGLLAVIFDGVAWHGDIVALCSLSKQAGLAVGALIAGDMRTMHLQMIKAGLDDGIMRPLDPERLLAFLRHARRASGDPSAFGEVPPSASPTHISVSSELQHVTISGRRLALTSIEGRILETLVRHRNRTCSRDDLLTAVWREPHDVGARTVDVHIARLRKALSACHDVRIKTVYGEGYALVSTRKGEELCVAARR; this is translated from the coding sequence ATGGAAAATCGGGTGCTAATCTGCACAGAGGATCCGGAGCTTTATCTTCTCCTAAACCACATCCTTTCCGTAGAGGGGTTTCCGAGCCAGCTCGCCGACGGTGACGCCGATGTCGAATCTTGTCTGCAGAAAGGCGGACTGCTTGCCGTCATCTTCGATGGTGTTGCCTGGCACGGCGATATCGTCGCCCTTTGCAGCCTGTCAAAACAGGCTGGACTTGCCGTCGGCGCGTTGATCGCCGGCGACATGCGAACCATGCATCTGCAGATGATCAAGGCCGGGCTTGATGACGGCATCATGCGACCGCTTGACCCCGAACGCCTGCTTGCCTTTCTCCGGCACGCGCGTCGTGCGTCCGGTGATCCGTCTGCCTTTGGCGAAGTCCCGCCGTCAGCTTCGCCCACCCATATATCGGTTTCGTCCGAACTACAGCACGTCACCATCAGTGGAAGGCGTCTGGCGTTAACCTCCATCGAAGGTCGGATCCTTGAGACACTCGTTCGCCACCGCAACAGGACCTGCTCCAGGGACGATTTGCTGACTGCCGTCTGGCGAGAGCCGCACGACGTTGGCGCCCGCACCGTGGATGTCCATATCGCTCGCCTTCGAAAGGCTCTGTCCGCCTGTCATGACGTCCGGATCAAGACAGTCTATGGCGAAGGATATGCGCTCGTTTCAACGCGAAAGGGTGAGGAGTTATGCGTCGCGGCGAGGCGATAA
- a CDS encoding glycerate kinase family protein, with translation MSKKHRRLRVLVAPSGFKEGLGVREVADAIARGVRNALPRAKITRMPMIDGGEGFVQTMVDLLGGKLHPLTVTGPVGQPVDAHIGLLSGRRKRTAVIEMAAAAGLRLVPKDMRDPTRTTSYGVGEMIRAALDLGAERIILGCGDSGINDAGAGMAQALGVHLLDRYGQPIAGNGAALRSLDRIDATDRDARLEKVSIDVAVNPYNMLLGKNGVARIFGPQKGATPDQVAILEQGLQTFVRVVRRDLNVDVEPLKGGGASGGLGAGLHAFAHAKLHPRFDLILRHIKLDRRLSKTDLVMTAEGGIDGQTRHGKVPAEIARRAKRHKLPVLALAGTVGAGVETTREIGIDAVFSILNRPCTLEDAIRETEALLTEAAEQAVRLMLATRSVLRS, from the coding sequence ATGTCGAAAAAGCACAGGCGTTTACGTGTTCTGGTGGCACCTTCAGGCTTCAAGGAAGGGCTCGGCGTTCGTGAAGTCGCAGACGCGATCGCACGGGGCGTGCGCAACGCTCTCCCACGGGCCAAGATCACGCGCATGCCAATGATCGATGGCGGCGAAGGCTTTGTCCAAACCATGGTGGATCTCCTGGGGGGCAAACTGCATCCACTCACCGTGACAGGTCCGGTAGGTCAACCCGTCGATGCCCATATCGGCCTTCTTTCAGGACGGAGGAAACGCACGGCGGTGATCGAGATGGCTGCCGCTGCCGGGTTGCGTCTCGTGCCAAAGGATATGCGCGATCCCACTCGAACAACCAGTTACGGTGTCGGTGAAATGATCCGCGCGGCACTCGACCTCGGAGCCGAACGCATCATCCTGGGCTGCGGCGATTCCGGCATTAACGATGCGGGCGCCGGCATGGCGCAGGCGCTTGGCGTCCACCTCCTGGATCGATACGGCCAACCGATTGCCGGCAATGGGGCGGCACTGCGTTCGCTTGACCGTATCGATGCTACTGATCGCGATGCTCGCCTTGAGAAGGTGAGCATCGACGTCGCCGTCAATCCTTACAACATGCTGCTCGGAAAGAACGGCGTTGCACGGATATTCGGACCGCAGAAGGGTGCGACGCCGGATCAGGTGGCCATTCTGGAACAAGGTCTTCAGACATTTGTCCGGGTTGTTCGCCGCGATCTCAATGTCGACGTCGAGCCCTTGAAGGGAGGTGGGGCATCGGGGGGACTTGGGGCAGGCCTCCACGCGTTCGCCCACGCCAAGCTGCATCCCCGTTTCGATCTCATTCTTCGACACATAAAACTCGATCGAAGGCTGTCCAAGACTGACCTGGTGATGACCGCCGAAGGCGGGATTGATGGACAAACGCGGCACGGCAAGGTTCCGGCGGAGATCGCACGTCGGGCCAAACGCCACAAGCTGCCGGTTCTCGCCTTGGCCGGGACCGTCGGTGCGGGCGTTGAGACGACACGGGAGATCGGAATTGATGCGGTGTTCAGCATCCTCAACCGGCCCTGTACGCTGGAAGACGCGATCCGCGAAACTGAAGCTCTGCTTACGGAAGCGGCTGAACAGGCCGTGCGTCTAATGCTTGCGACGCGTTCGGTATTGCGATCTTAA
- a CDS encoding SLC13 family permease produces the protein MTIAIELLASGMALEARRSLQILVLALVGWTLTSLDDTFVAVTSAVAMTLFVTGKPEALFGTLGDQLIWLLLASFLLAAAFKASGITDQLIALAAGRLRSVQSLAYVLTAILLATAFVIPSTSGRAAMMVPAYAAIAGNCTSARVRRAFALLFPTIVLLSAFASPIGAGAHLVAIDMVQRLSGQEIGYLDWVVLGLPFAASSVFLSTSIILRLFLTAQERRGMLVLPPNSLKREPLPRQPIFWIAAAVVTGWLTEPMHGIDPTILALIGALAVFFPGVGSISFRDALRDVDLSLLVFLAAMICLADGFVTSGLNESLVTMVFRPLRAGELPSIMFIALVAMIGLLSHLIIHSRTARVSILLPPTLILAQASGADAVMVMLTLVSATGLCQTLMVSAKPVALFGRLEENAYSAGDLVRLSAVLMPVHFLLIMAFVLIVWPAIELMLV, from the coding sequence ATGACCATTGCAATCGAGCTTCTTGCCTCCGGGATGGCGCTGGAGGCCCGGCGTTCCCTGCAGATTCTTGTGCTCGCATTGGTCGGGTGGACTTTGACATCACTCGACGACACCTTTGTTGCTGTCACTTCAGCCGTTGCAATGACGTTGTTCGTTACCGGAAAACCGGAAGCTCTGTTCGGTACTCTTGGCGACCAGCTGATCTGGCTTCTTCTTGCATCGTTTCTGCTGGCCGCAGCCTTCAAGGCGAGCGGCATTACCGACCAGCTCATTGCTCTGGCCGCCGGTCGCTTGCGCTCGGTTCAGTCCCTTGCCTATGTCCTGACGGCGATACTTCTCGCGACCGCTTTCGTCATTCCCTCCACATCGGGCCGGGCGGCCATGATGGTGCCGGCCTACGCGGCAATTGCCGGGAACTGTACCAGTGCTCGGGTGCGAAGGGCGTTCGCGCTGTTGTTTCCGACGATCGTGCTTTTATCAGCCTTCGCCTCGCCGATTGGTGCCGGCGCACATCTCGTCGCCATCGATATGGTGCAACGGCTGTCCGGTCAGGAGATCGGATATCTTGATTGGGTTGTTTTGGGCCTGCCTTTTGCCGCTTCAAGCGTATTTCTTTCGACCAGTATTATCCTGCGGCTCTTTTTGACGGCGCAAGAACGGCGAGGCATGCTCGTCCTTCCTCCAAACAGCCTTAAGCGCGAGCCGCTTCCGCGTCAGCCGATCTTCTGGATCGCCGCGGCCGTGGTGACCGGCTGGCTGACGGAACCGATGCATGGGATCGACCCGACGATCCTTGCGCTTATCGGCGCGCTTGCTGTCTTCTTTCCCGGCGTCGGATCAATATCATTTCGCGATGCCCTCCGCGACGTTGACCTGTCGCTTTTGGTCTTCCTTGCCGCGATGATCTGCCTTGCAGATGGTTTCGTGACTTCCGGGCTGAACGAGTCACTGGTCACGATGGTGTTCCGTCCTCTGCGAGCAGGGGAATTGCCCTCCATCATGTTCATCGCGCTCGTTGCCATGATCGGATTGCTGTCTCATCTGATCATTCATAGCCGCACTGCGCGGGTATCGATCTTGCTGCCGCCGACCCTGATCCTTGCTCAGGCGTCAGGCGCAGATGCCGTCATGGTGATGCTGACGCTGGTCTCGGCGACAGGCCTTTGTCAGACGCTGATGGTCAGCGCAAAACCGGTCGCGCTCTTTGGGCGGTTGGAGGAGAACGCCTATAGCGCGGGTGACCTCGTTCGGCTCAGTGCGGTGCTTATGCCCGTTCATTTTCTTCTGATCATGGCCTTCGTGCTGATCGTCTGGCCCGCCATCGAATTGATGTTGGTGTAG
- a CDS encoding sensor histidine kinase, with protein MTVRRRIFLFQLVTIVFVAVVVCLMLITLKLTDDFVNRIDGVHSRFEAISELDGLGNNYAEQLAEVLLLGAEQMPDFQLARQRMEDGFRVLAEVTRKEFATLGSLGDVQQELPEAEFAARLQEFYRAIDRAAERVFKAQTAGQQDRAVDIFRRSIEYRLSNDFETMLEDARREERGEVAEELARVRSTQHTVLIAAGTFSVLVIAAGLGLGLTLQHSIARPVRLLAAGAEAIANGQLDHRIQTSRRDEFLVLSQSFNKMAEAIERQRASLKSAQARLEREVDQRTLELRQANDQLLALDSKRSQFLADASHELRTPLTILRGEAEVALRGRPGLAAFRDALNRIQLYAADMARLLEDLIDFTRTEIDDVTYEFETVGAEDVVVAAVHECEILAQQKQVDVQLISRAPKQLIRADPRRLKQALMIGIDNAIKYADRGGSIDIDICRSGDVLALTVRDHGCGIDPAELPYVFDRYYRGTNNASRAATGLGIGLPIAKTIVERHGGTITLAPAPPRGAVLTIRLPVAEGETHADIDCRG; from the coding sequence ATGACCGTCCGGCGGCGCATTTTTCTCTTCCAGTTAGTCACGATCGTCTTTGTCGCGGTGGTTGTCTGCCTGATGCTGATCACCCTCAAGCTGACGGACGATTTCGTAAATCGCATTGACGGCGTTCACTCTCGCTTCGAGGCGATCAGCGAACTTGACGGGCTCGGCAATAATTATGCCGAGCAGCTGGCCGAAGTCCTTCTGCTTGGCGCCGAACAGATGCCGGACTTCCAACTCGCACGGCAGCGGATGGAAGATGGATTCCGTGTGCTTGCCGAAGTGACGCGCAAGGAATTCGCCACGCTTGGAAGCCTTGGCGACGTTCAGCAGGAATTGCCGGAAGCAGAGTTCGCCGCACGGCTTCAGGAGTTCTATCGAGCGATAGATCGGGCGGCCGAGCGGGTTTTTAAGGCGCAGACGGCCGGCCAGCAGGATCGTGCCGTCGATATCTTCAGGCGAAGCATCGAGTATCGGCTTTCCAACGACTTTGAGACAATGCTCGAGGATGCCCGGCGCGAGGAGCGTGGAGAAGTTGCCGAAGAGCTGGCCCGGGTGAGAAGCACCCAACATACGGTCCTCATCGCTGCCGGAACGTTTTCGGTCCTTGTCATTGCAGCGGGGCTGGGTTTGGGCCTGACGCTGCAGCATTCGATCGCCCGGCCGGTCCGCCTCTTGGCGGCCGGTGCTGAGGCGATTGCCAATGGTCAACTCGATCATCGCATCCAGACGAGCCGCCGTGACGAATTCCTGGTACTTTCGCAAAGTTTCAACAAGATGGCCGAGGCGATCGAGCGCCAAAGAGCCAGCCTTAAATCCGCCCAGGCAAGACTCGAGCGCGAAGTCGATCAACGAACCCTTGAGCTGCGGCAGGCAAATGACCAGCTTCTGGCGCTTGATAGCAAGCGCAGCCAGTTCCTGGCGGATGCGAGCCACGAACTACGGACGCCGCTTACAATCTTGCGCGGTGAAGCCGAGGTGGCTCTTCGTGGGCGGCCGGGGCTTGCTGCCTTCCGCGATGCGTTGAATCGCATTCAGCTCTACGCAGCGGACATGGCGCGGTTGCTTGAGGATCTGATCGACTTCACGCGCACGGAGATCGACGACGTCACCTATGAGTTCGAAACGGTCGGGGCCGAAGACGTGGTCGTTGCGGCAGTTCATGAATGTGAAATCCTTGCGCAACAAAAGCAGGTGGACGTTCAACTCATCTCGCGAGCGCCGAAGCAGTTGATCCGGGCAGATCCCCGACGCTTGAAGCAGGCCTTGATGATCGGGATCGACAACGCAATCAAATATGCCGACCGCGGCGGTAGCATCGACATCGATATTTGTCGCAGCGGTGACGTCCTGGCGCTGACCGTCCGTGATCATGGCTGCGGGATTGATCCGGCGGAACTGCCTTACGTCTTCGACCGATATTATCGCGGAACAAACAACGCCAGCCGCGCGGCCACGGGTCTCGGCATCGGGCTGCCGATTGCCAAAACCATCGTCGAGCGGCATGGCGGCACCATCACCCTCGCGCCTGCGCCGCCGCGCGGCGCAGTTCTCACCATCCGGCTGCCTGTCGCAGAAGGGGAAACACATGCGGATATTGATTGTCGAGGATGA
- a CDS encoding response regulator transcription factor → MRILIVEDDRRISGFLRRGLEAEGYHVQLAEDGRDGLERIRHESVDLVILDRMIPYVDGLEVCRIIRQERRSVLVLMLTAKESIRDRVDGFQSGADDYLVKPFAFDELIARIEALRRRRPTLECTDLLQVGSLTLDPATRRVTKSDREIDFTVREFELLRYLMLNANKVVSRQRLLNNVWNYDFDPGTKIVEVYIRYLRRKLGVSDQLAIRTVRGVGYSLVGSAS, encoded by the coding sequence ATGCGGATATTGATTGTCGAGGATGACCGGCGGATTTCAGGCTTTCTGAGGCGCGGCCTTGAGGCGGAAGGCTATCACGTGCAACTTGCCGAGGATGGGCGAGATGGCCTCGAGCGTATCCGTCATGAGAGCGTCGATCTGGTCATACTCGATCGCATGATCCCCTATGTGGATGGCCTTGAAGTATGTCGAATCATCCGGCAGGAACGACGCTCCGTACTCGTCCTTATGCTGACTGCCAAGGAGAGTATCCGCGACCGCGTGGACGGGTTTCAAAGCGGCGCTGACGATTATCTCGTCAAGCCATTTGCGTTCGACGAACTGATTGCACGGATCGAGGCACTGCGCAGACGCCGCCCAACGCTCGAATGTACTGACCTTCTCCAGGTCGGTTCACTAACCCTCGATCCGGCAACGCGCCGCGTCACGAAGTCGGATCGCGAGATCGACTTCACCGTGCGGGAGTTCGAATTGCTCCGCTACCTTATGCTCAATGCCAACAAGGTGGTCAGCCGCCAGCGACTGTTGAACAACGTCTGGAACTACGATTTCGACCCCGGAACGAAGATCGTGGAAGTCTATATCCGTTATCTGAGGCGTAAACTCGGCGTGAGCGATCAGTTGGCTATCCGAACGGTGCGAGGCGTAGGCTATTCCCTTGTCGGAAGCGCGTCCTAG